The nucleotide window GTCAATTTTGACCCAAAACAGTTAAAACAACGATCACGAAGGAGTCAGCTTCGCGGTGCGTGTCTTTAAGATTGAGTCTGAGCTTGAGCGGCTAAAATAAGCATGAGAAATCACACCCTTCCTGGACAAAAAAAAGAAGAGTGTTTCTCTAAGGCTAGCTGCCTCTGGGATAATTTGTTGCTTTGTTGATCATTTGCGGATGCAAGTTGGTTCTTAACTATTTGTCTTACTCTAGATTAACCTCTGTTGCCCAAATTAGGGAGTATTTCGACTTAAAGAGTTTTTCAGGTATTCTAGGTTAGAAACCTCTGAAGTTGAGCTACTTTTTTTGAGGCGTTCGTCTCAACAGGAGGCAGGGGGCAGGGGAGGTGGGGAGTGTGGGGAGTGTGGGGAGAGGGGGGAGAGGGGGGAGTGTGGGGAGAATAGAAAAATGATTTGTAGCATTTTAGGATCGCAAATTGATATTAAAAGCTTATACCCCTTCTTGTTTGAGGTTTGAAAAATGTCCGCGCCCGCCTTGGTGGTTGCTATAAGTAAGCTGTTACGATGCGTAAATTACTCATTGAGGTCTGGTGTAGGGAAAAGGGGAATGGGGAAGGGGGAAAGGTTTTAGGGTTTGTTTTTTAAGCTCATAATATGCAGTTTAAATGCACAACAGCTTAGTCATGCTTTCATAAATTTTATAGGTGTGTGACAGCTTACCTCTTGAGGTAGGAAGCCCCACCTGATGGCGAATTAAATTGGGGGACTTTACCTAACAAATTAGTTAGAGATGGGGACTTCAACAGGAGTCGGAGTTTGGGGTTGAGAAATTTTAGACCCTAAAGTTTGAAATAATCCAAAGCCAACCATTCCAGCAACAGCTAATCCGCCCACAATTCCCGCCATTTTTAAAGCAAATTTTCCTTGAGTTTCTGATGGTGTTTCTATCTCCTCGCAAGAGTTTTCAGAGTGGGCAAAACGATGGTAGAGAAAATCAAGAGCGTAGTTACGCAGTTCATAATAAGCAGGATCTTCTAAAATTTTGCTGCGAATTCGGGGACGAGGAAAAGGAATTTTTAAGATTTCGCCAATTTTGGCCGTTGGCCCATTAGTCATCATTACAAGGCGATCAGCTAAAAATAAGGCTTCATCTATGTCATGGGTAATCATCAGCACTGTTAGACGATATTCTCGCCAAATTTTCAACAGTTCCTCCTGTAATTCTTCTTTGGTAATCGCATCTAAAGCCCCGAAAGGTTCATCCAGAATCAGGACTTGAGGACGAATCACTAACGCCCGGGCGATCGCTACTCGTTGTTTCATGCCCCCTGAGAGTTGATGAGGTTTCTTATGGGCGGCTTCTGTCAATCCTACTAGCTCTAAATGCTCTTTAACTAAGGCGATTTTTTCAGCTTTAGTTTTATGGGGAAAAACGGAATGAACGGCTAAATAAACATTATCAAAGGCGGTTTTCCAAGGCAAAAGACAATAATTTTGGAAGACCATCATCCGGTCTGGACCGGGTTCGGTAATGGGTTGATCACAGAGGCGCACTTGTCCTGTTGTGGGTTGGTTAAATCCAGAAACCATGTTTAAAAGGGTAGATTTACCACAGCCGGAGTGTCCAATAATGCAAACAAATTCCCCTTGAGAAACCGTCAGATCGATCCCATCTAAAACCCGATTAAAACCGTTAGGGGTAGGATAGTCTTTGGTGACGCGATCGATTACGAGAAAAGGCGAGGGGGTATTCTCTTGCTGTTGTTCAGGTTGGTTGGTTGGGATGGCTTGCATAATGATTGAAAAAGTCAGAAATTAATAACTTTATTTAGCAATGGTGGTAGGGTCATCGATCAGGATTTCTTGGACAGAAAAGTCTCGATGAATGGTTAGGCGTTCTATATAACCGATTGGATCGTCAGGGTTAAATACCATCCCATCAAAAAGCTTAAAGTTTCGGCGATCGGGTTCAAGATCAGGCCATCCCAATTGCCGGCAAGCTTCCCCATATAAATCAGGACGACGTACCCGTTCCAGGATTTCGATCCAGTTTTTCGGGAAGGGAGTATATCCCCACCGGGCAAGCTGAGTCAAGATCCATAACCCCTCAACCCGTCCCGGACAATTGGTTTGATCAAGATGAAATTGGTTAAAATGCTGTAAAAATTCTGGCTCTTTTCCATTTCCGCACCGGTAAGGATCGATAAAACCTGGGCGGATATGTTGGGGTAAACAGTTAATATATTGAGGTTGGCAGAGTAGGTCAATAATTTCTTCTCGATTTCGGCGATCATCGCAATATTCACAGGCTTCGAGTAAAGCTTTGACCAGAGCAATGTGGGTTTCGGGATATTGGGCGACCCAATTTTCTCTGACTCCTAACACTTTTTCGGGATGTCCTGCCCAAATGTCTAAATCCGTTGCTATGACATAGCCTAATCCTTCATCTACTGCCCTAGAATTCCAAGGTTCACCGACACAATACCCGTCAATGTTACCGGCTTTGAGATTAGACACCATTTGAGGAGGAGGAATGACGGTTAGAGAAACATCTCGATCGGGATCGATTTTGCCGGAAGCCAACCAATAGCGTAGGAGTAAGTTGTGCATTGAGGCAGGGTGAACCATGCCAAAGGTATGAACCCGATCGCACTCCTGAGCGAGAACGGCTTTTAAATCTTCTACGGTGCAGACTCCTTGTTGAGCAAATTTGTTCCCTAGGGTAATGGCGTTTCCATTGCGACTCAAAACCAAGGCAGTAATGATCCCGATTGAGGGTTTACCTCCTGCCCCAATGGTCATACTGAGGGGCATTCCGGCCACCATTTGGGCTGCATCTAAACGTCCTGTGGCAACGCCTCTGGCGATTTCTTGCCAACTGGGTTCTTGAGAGAGGGTGACTTGTTCTAACCCATGTTTTTTGAAAAAGCCTTTTTCTTGGGCAACAATTAACGGGGCGCAGTCTGTTAGGGGAATAAATCCGATGTTGAGGTTGACTTTTTCTAAGCCATGACGAGCGATCGCTGCTTGGGAAACCTGACCGATTTTCTGTTTTGAGCGTTTTTGTTGGTTAAGAAAATAGACGATTTCGTTACGTAGAGTATAATAACTGGGATGGTTGACGACCTCTAAGCGTTGACGGGGACGAGGAATGGGAACTTCTAAAATTTGTCCGATATGGGCTTCGGGCCCTGTGGTCAACATCACTACTCGATCCGAAAGTAATAGGGCTTCATCCACATCATGAGTCACCATAATACAAGTGACGTGGTTTTCTTGGACAATTTGCATTAATTTTTCTTGCAAATTCCCTCTAGTTAAGGCATCTAGTGCCCCAAAGGGTTCATCTAACAGTAAAACTTTCGGGCGTAAGGCTAAGGCGCGGGCGATCGCTACCCGTTGTTTCATGCCGCCGGAGAGTTCTCCTGGGCGTTTATTGGCTGCCTGTCTGAGTCCAACGAGGTCTATATGCTGTTCGATCAGTCCTCGTCGTTCTCCTTTGGGTAAATGGCGTAAAACTCGGTTAACTCCTAGGGCAATATTTTGGCGGACTGTTAACCAAGGAAGAAGAGAATAATTTTGGAAGACTACCATACGATCGGGCCCTGGGCCTTTAATTTCTCGTCCCTCAAGAATGACTCCGCCACGAGTGGGTCGATCTAAACCCGACACCATATTTAATAAGGTGGATTTTCCGCAGCCAGAATGACCGATGAGGGAGATAAATTCTCCTTGGTTTATTTTTAATTCGATATTTTTTAGGGCTATATATTCTTCTCCATTAGGAAGAGGAAATACCCGATCGACGTGGTCAATTTCGATAAATGCCGACATAAATTTCTCAATTAGAAACAAAGGGGAAAACGGGTTAGTGAATCCTTAAAAATAAATTTTCTAGACTCTAAAGGATTGATTATCAATTATTTTTGCTCTTGAGGGACAACGAGACTGGCAATAAAACCAACCAATCTATCTAATAATAGTCCGACTACTCCAACATAAATCAGAGCGAGGATAATTTGTCCAAGTCTAGAACTGTTATAAGCGTCCCAAATAAAGAAGCCTATTCCTACTCCTCCGACTAACATTTCTGCTGCTACAATTGCCAACCAAGATAATCCTATTCCAATCCTTAAGCCCGTGAAAATATAAGGAACGGCGGAGGGAATTAAAATATTAAAGAAATACTCAACTTTGGACAGTTGTAAGACTCGTGACACATTGCGGTAATCTTGAGGGATTTGTTGAACTCCCACAGTAGTATTAATAATAATTGGCCAAATTGCCGTAATAAAAATGACAAAGATAGCCGAGGGATCGGACTGTCGAAAAGCGGCTAAAGAAATGGGCAACCAAGCGAGAGGGGGAATAGTTCTCAAGACTTGAAATATGGGGTCTAAAGCATCATACATTAAAGGATTTGCCCCAATTAACACTCCTAAACTAATTCCGACAATCGCTGCTAGAGAAAATCCAATTCCAACCCGTTGTAAACTGGCTAATAGTTGCCAAAATAATCCTTTATCTGTTCCTCCATTATCATAAAATGGATTAATAATCAAGGGATTCCAAGTTTCTTTTAAAACAGTTAAAGGAGAGGGTAAGTTAGGATTTTCTCCAGAGCAAAGGATT belongs to Gloeothece citriformis PCC 7424 and includes:
- a CDS encoding nitrate ABC transporter ATP-binding protein (This model describes the ATP binding subunits of ATP-binding cassette (ABC) transporters for nitrate transport, or for bicarbonate transport, in bacteria and archaea.), encoding MSAFIEIDHVDRVFPLPNGEEYIALKNIELKINQGEFISLIGHSGCGKSTLLNMVSGLDRPTRGGVILEGREIKGPGPDRMVVFQNYSLLPWLTVRQNIALGVNRVLRHLPKGERRGLIEQHIDLVGLRQAANKRPGELSGGMKQRVAIARALALRPKVLLLDEPFGALDALTRGNLQEKLMQIVQENHVTCIMVTHDVDEALLLSDRVVMLTTGPEAHIGQILEVPIPRPRQRLEVVNHPSYYTLRNEIVYFLNQQKRSKQKIGQVSQAAIARHGLEKVNLNIGFIPLTDCAPLIVAQEKGFFKKHGLEQVTLSQEPSWQEIARGVATGRLDAAQMVAGMPLSMTIGAGGKPSIGIITALVLSRNGNAITLGNKFAQQGVCTVEDLKAVLAQECDRVHTFGMVHPASMHNLLLRYWLASGKIDPDRDVSLTVIPPPQMVSNLKAGNIDGYCVGEPWNSRAVDEGLGYVIATDLDIWAGHPEKVLGVRENWVAQYPETHIALVKALLEACEYCDDRRNREEIIDLLCQPQYINCLPQHIRPGFIDPYRCGNGKEPEFLQHFNQFHLDQTNCPGRVEGLWILTQLARWGYTPFPKNWIEILERVRRPDLYGEACRQLGWPDLEPDRRNFKLFDGMVFNPDDPIGYIERLTIHRDFSVQEILIDDPTTIAK
- a CDS encoding nitrate ABC transporter ATP-binding protein (This model describes the ATP binding subunits of ATP-binding cassette (ABC) transporters for nitrate transport, or for bicarbonate transport, in bacteria and archaea.), translating into MQAIPTNQPEQQQENTPSPFLVIDRVTKDYPTPNGFNRVLDGIDLTVSQGEFVCIIGHSGCGKSTLLNMVSGFNQPTTGQVRLCDQPITEPGPDRMMVFQNYCLLPWKTAFDNVYLAVHSVFPHKTKAEKIALVKEHLELVGLTEAAHKKPHQLSGGMKQRVAIARALVIRPQVLILDEPFGALDAITKEELQEELLKIWREYRLTVLMITHDIDEALFLADRLVMMTNGPTAKIGEILKIPFPRPRIRSKILEDPAYYELRNYALDFLYHRFAHSENSCEEIETPSETQGKFALKMAGIVGGLAVAGMVGFGLFQTLGSKISQPQTPTPVEVPISN
- the ntrB gene encoding nitrate ABC transporter permease codes for the protein MSSLLSLLEKSPRKVVAPIVALVIFLVIWQILCSGENPNLPSPLTVLKETWNPLIINPFYDNGGTDKGLFWQLLASLQRVGIGFSLAAIVGISLGVLIGANPLMYDALDPIFQVLRTIPPLAWLPISLAAFRQSDPSAIFVIFITAIWPIIINTTVGVQQIPQDYRNVSRVLQLSKVEYFFNILIPSAVPYIFTGLRIGIGLSWLAIVAAEMLVGGVGIGFFIWDAYNSSRLGQIILALIYVGVVGLLLDRLVGFIASLVVPQEQK